AGATAGGACCTTCCAGTATCGCATGGATTATGTGGCATATTATATACTGGTGGAGCGCAGCATTAGACTATAATTTTGGAGCAGGTACCCTGAAAAAAGAAGATATCCTTTGGCCCGGAAGTATTGAAGAAGCAAAAGCAACGATACAGTCGCTTCATGATCAGTGGGTAGAAAAATTAAATGCATTATCGGATGCAGATTTTCAATCCAACCTGCACTCCAAATGGCCGTTGGAAAATAGAAATTTTGCTGATACTGCACTTTGGTTAAATGGAGAGTTGATGAAAAATGTTTCAGAGATAGGCTATGGGCGCTTCTTATATGCGAGCTGTAAAAAATAGAGCGAATAAGGATTATGATGCCAAAAACTTAACAATGATTGATTGGGAATAGAACTGGGGATATAATTATATTTAACCGTAGAGATTTAGAATTATTCAGAGTTTTAGGCTAAAAAACGGAATAACTTAAAGACTTGTGCTAAAAATAATGATTTATAAACTTTAAATATGGAAAGGAAAGTTGTGTATGAACCCAGGACAAGAAATGTTTTATAATTTTTTTATGGAACGGGCAAAAGATGATAAAAAGGAAGAAGCAAAAGCATTACTGGAAGAAGGTTTTGCTCGTCAGGACGCTGGAACATTTGATAAAGCCTATTTTGAAGAAACCCTACCTAAATATTTTGAGCTCATAAAACCTGAAGCAATTGAGGAAGTAAAAGAAGCGATGAATCATTTTGCATCAAGATTATAAATATAAGTATTATAAGGAAAGGATAAGGTAGCTATTCCCTTGTCTTATGTATTACCCAGGAATTTTTAATTCTTTTATAAAATTTATTATAAAGGATGATTACATGGGAGCAAATAAAATATCTGAAAATATCTTGATTGTTTATTATTCACTTTTCAAATCCACAGCGAATTTAGCATTGAAAATAGCAGCACAAAAAAACTATCCAATGAATAAAATACGAACTTTTTCATAAGATAAAAGACAAAGTCAAAATAATAAGGAGCGATTAGAATGGATAAGCCTGTAATTGCCGGGAAATCACCTATTCAAGTGGAACTTAAAAAGGGTGAAACTTATTATTGGTGTTCATGTGGAAGAAGTTCCAATCAGCCATTTTGTAATGGTGCACATAAAGGCACTTCATTTTCACCTATGGAATTTACTGCTGAAAAAGATGAAACAGCATATTTGTGTGCCTGCAAGCAAACCAAAAATCCTCCATATTGTGATGGAACACATAAAAGTCTATAGTTTTATTGTAGCTACCTAAATATCAAGCTAAAAACCATATAACGAAAGAAATATAAAAATTGTACTCCCAGTTCAGAGGGCGTACAATTTTTTGTTATCTATATAATACATTAACGGAATGTACTTGATTTTCCTGTTGTACAGATACCTATTAATTTGAGTTGGGATGGAAAAACAATTTGACGTTGGAAGAACTATAAGGGATATTTTCAAGTGTAGAACGAAAAAAGGGGAGTTTTGAGAAGCTTTATAATGAAGTGAGGCAGATAGTATCCCGATGAACAAATATAATCTAACAGGCATTTAACCAACAAAGGAGTGAGATAGGATGTCCTCGGAAAGAAACGATACACCTATAAGCGATAAAGAACTTCGAAAGATTACAATAGGAGACCTGAAACCACATAATGCACAAATCACTATTGTTGAATATGATCCGGACTGGTCCCAAATTTTCGAACGGGAAGCAAACCGAATTCGATCGGTACTCGGCAAAAAAGCTTTGCAAATTGAACATGTTGGTTCTACTTCCGTTCCGGGACTTTGTGCCAAGCCGATCATTGATATAGTGCTGGTTGTGGAGAATTCTGCAGATGAGCCATCCTATGTTCCGGCATTGGAAGCTGCCGGCTATAGCCTGCGCATTCGAGAACCTGAATGGTTCGAACATCGTTTGTTCAAAGGACCTGATACGGATATTAACCTACATGTGTTCAGTAAGGGAACATCTGAAATAGATAAGATGCTTCTATTTCGTGACTGGCTGCGTTCTAATGAGAGTGATCGCAACAAATATGCACATGTTAAGCGAGCGTTGGCAAAGAAAGAGTGGCGACATGTTCAGCACTATGCAGATGCCAAAACATCCATAGTACAGGAAATCATGGCACGGGCCAATGAGTCACATGAAAAATAAAATAAGGAAAAAATTCCGTACATGGGAAAACAGAGTATCAGCCAATATTGCCCAAAAGAATTGTGATAAAGTCTGCCCTTTTTAATGGGTAGACTTTTTGTATAAGTAAAATTTGAGTGACCAGTAAAACAGTAGTAAGGTAGATAAGTAAGAGCTGGTAATTTTGTTTGAACAGTTTTATAATGAAAAGAAATAGCAATTTTGAATTATGCAAAAATATTGTTGGGAGGGCTAAATCATATGAATATCTTAATTGCAGACGACGAGGAGGATATTCGAAATTTAATAAAAATCAGTCTTGAAGAAAACGGATATACCGTCTTGACAGCACAAAACGGCAAGGAGGCATGGGATATCCTTACGGCACAGAAGGTTGATCTTGCCATCCTTGATGTGATGATGCCAATGATGGACGGATTTAATCTTCTTCGCAAAATACGGGAATACAGCACCATCCCTGTTATTTTCCTGACTGCGAGAACGGATGACATGTACAAGGTACTGGGACTCGGACTGGGGGCGGACGACTATCTTTCCAAGCCTTTTTCCATTGCAGAGTTAGTGGCTCGTGTAGGGGCACAACTAAGACGAAATCATGAGTATCTCTCACCCAGGGAAAGACCATCTTCACGGATTACTTATGGGAACTTGTCTATAGACAAAGAAAAATGCTGTGCTTTTAAGGACGGAGAACCGATTGAACTTGGCGCGAAGGAATATAAGATGCTTCTACATTTTATGGAACATCCGGAGAGGGTTTTTACAAAACGACAGCTTTATCAAGCGGTATGGGATGAGGAATACTATTTTGACGACAATACCGTGATGGTACATATCAGCCGAATCAGAAATAGGATTGAAGATGACCCACAAAAACCAAAATATTTAAAAACCATTCGGGGTATAGGGTACAAACTCCATTATACCGGTGAGACATCATGAAAAGAAAGCTGTCTAATCAATTCTTAAGAAATTTTTGGGTGATCTTTATACTGACGATACTGGATACAGTACTCGCATTTGTACTGCTGTCCTTTGCAAGCAGATGGATTGCAGGTTCCCTGGCAAAAAATCAGTATCCGGCAAAGGCAATTGTTAAAGAAGATTATAGACAGATCGATGCATCTCCTGTCGTGCAAAACGGCGGAGGCGTACAGGTGGTGAATAAGGAATACCGAGTCGTCTATTCAAAAGGGCTTGATACCATCGGAAAAAATCAACTGACTGCCGAGGAATTTACAAGATTTTTAACCGAGAGCCAAAGTAAACCCTACCATTACGATATTCTTTACCAACCAGAAGGCGAGTTTTGGCTGATTGTAACATTCCCTACCTCTATTCGGATAGATTTCTCTTTGATATATAATACAGAAGCCACCGCCGGTGATTTCAAGCGAGCCAGTTGGGCGATTGGTATTGTGGTATTGACATATCTTTTGATTCTTGCACTTTTCGCCTTTATTTATTCCAGGATTACTGCGGCGAGCATAACCGTACCTTTACGAAAGCTCTGTGACGGCACAAGACTTTTACGGGAAGGAGATTATTCTGTACGGGTAGATTTGCGTCTGAAAAATGAGTTCGCCGAACTTCAGAATACCTTTAACGATATGGCTGCCAGGATTGAGCATGAAATATCTCTGCGTAAAAAATCGGAGGAAGACAGGCGGCGGTTGATTCTTGATATCTCCCATGATCTAAAAAATCCCATGTCCAGCATACAAGGCTATGGGGAATTACTTATTAAGAAAAAAGGATTGACCGAGCAGGAAAGGGATGAATATCTTAAAGTCATTCTTAACAACAGCAAAAAAGCCAATCGACTGCTTACGGAGTTGTTTGAGCTTTCTCAAATGGATAGTCCGAAATTTTCATTAAAGCCCGTAAAGACAGATATATGCGAATACATTCGGCAAATATGCGGCGAGCTGGTGCCGCAGTTAGAGCGTGAAGGATTCAGATATGAATTTGATATTTTAGAAGAAAGCGTTTTTGTACTTTTAGATACCGACCGATTTAGCCGAATCTTACAAAATCTTGCTAATAATGCGATGCGATATAATCCGCCAGGAACACAGATTTCTGTAAGTCTGACGGTAGAAAATAATCAGGTGGTGATTGATTTTAGCGATGATGGAATTGGAATTCCAGATCATCTTGTGGACAACATATTTAAGCCTTTTGTGAGGGTGGACGATTCTCGCAATTCCAAAACCGGTGGCAGTGGATTAGGACTTTCCATAGCGAAGAAGATTGCTGAAGCACACGGAGGAGATTTGACATTATGTCTTAACGAGCAAAAGGGCAGTACCTTCCGAATTACTATTCCCTCGATTTAAGGTAAATTTAAGATTCATGTCAGCTGTATGACAGGTTCGATTGTTATGATAATGATGAGCCTAAAATACAGCTGATTTTTTTGTGAGGTGATAAGTAATGAAGATTGAACCGAATCGATTAGAAATATTTTTGACTAAGATTGCATTTTCCCTTTGCGGAAAGTCTGTTTATCAAGGATTTGCGGATCGTTTGCCTCTTAACGGAAACGAAAGGGTCCTTGATTTCGGATGCGGTATGGGAACAGTTGCATATTATGCTGCAAAAAGACTTCCCAACGGTCATTTGACCTGTTTGGATATTTCAGAACGATGGATGAATATTTGCCGAAAAACTCTGCGTAGCTTTGGGAATATCATTTTTATGCAATGTGAATCCCCGGTGTTTATGAAAGGAAGCTTTGATGTTGTTTATTGCCACTTTGTACTGCACGATCTCTCGGAAAATGAATTGGAAAGAGTGATCCCTGAGATAGCTAAATCCCTTAGATCCGGTGGGGTATTCGTTTTTCGTGAACCACTGAATGAGCTGGGGAAATTAAATATCGTTAAACGCCTTGTAGAGCAAAACAGACTATTCCCTAAGAATAGTCGGATTACCGATATTCCGGTAATGGGTAATGCGGTAGAAAGCGTATATGTTAAACAATAAAGGAGGTGCATTATGGCTCAGATTATTATATTTTTTATTTTCACTCTTTTATCGATTATTGCATTAATAGGAATTATCCTTTTATCGGTTTATTATGTAATTGCAAGCCTTATGAAAAAAACGAATCCAAAGCACTTTACTCGCATACAAAAAATGGTTAAAATTTTTGTAATGATGATGATATTTAACGCTGGGTTGATAACTTTTTCTCAGTTTACCGCTTCCACTCCATATATTGTTGATGGCAACGGACATGAGATTAAAAACAGCATTGCAGAGCTTATTGAGCTTGATTTAAACGGTAGAAAGCAGTGGATCAGCTTAAGAGGCTGGGATAAGACTTCCCCCGTCCTGCTCTTTTTGGCGGGAGGTCCTGGCGGCACGCAGATGGGGGCGGTTCGACATGAACTGGCAGAGTTGGAGAAGCATTTTGTTGTTGTGAATTGGGATCAGCCCGGTTCCGGAAAGTCCTATTATGCAGAAAAAACAAAGGATATTACAGCCCAAACCTATATTCAGGATGGTTACGCCCTGACAGAGTATTTAAAGGAACGCTTTTCTAAGGAAAAAATTTATCTAATGGGTGAATCATGGGGAAGTGCCTTGGGGATTTTTCTTATTGCTCAGTATCCTGAGTCCTATCATGCCTTCATTGGTACTGGACAGATGGTGGACTTTGCCGAAACTGAGCGTATAGATTATGCGAAAGCACTGGAAATTGCGAAGGCCAAAGGGGATACTGAATTGATAGAACGACTTTTAGCAAATGGCGAACCACCATATTACGGAAAGGACGTAACATGGAAGAGCGCGGTGTATCTAAATTATCTTAGCGCTTATATGGCGAACAATCCTGAAATTCACAATCCCGGATACAATACCTTGCGGGATATCGCTTCCTCTGAATATGGACTGCTTGATAAAATAAACTTTTTCCGTGGTATCATCAACACATATAATCATGTGTACCAACAGCTTTATACCATTGATATGAGAAAAGATTATACCAGATTGGATGTGCCTGTTTATTTCTTCCTGGGTCGACATGATGTTAATGCCCCAACAGTACTGGTTGAGGAATATATGCAAGTTCTGGATGCACCTGATAAAAAAATTATATGGTTTGAACATTCCGGTCATAGTCCATGGATTAACGAACGGGAAAAGTTTGTAGAGGAGGTATTGTCATGCTTTGCAGAAAACAACCCTCAAGAATAATTTTGCTGCCACTGCTGATTACCATCATTCTGGGGATTTCAGCTTGTATTCCTTCAAAGGGCAGTATAGTAATTCTTGAGGATCCCAATGGAACAGGATGCAAAATGGATTTTAAGGAGTGGAGTTTAGAAAATAAATATGAATTATCTCTTAACAAGGGGGATGTATTGCAGATTGAAGTTGATCGTGAAGAGGGAAAGATTGCACTTATGATCAGCGGCCAAAATGGCTCGGAACCCTATAGTGGCAATAATCTTAAGTCAGGAATGTTTACCGTAACAGTATCCGAGACGGACCAATATGCCATAAAAATTAAAGGTAAAAATGCAACCGGAAATGTTACGGTTACAGTGCTTGAATAGTAAAATATCCTGAGAGAAATTGATTTTTCCTCAGGATATTTTTGTGTTCAGAATGTAAACTTACAGGGATGCAGTTATTTAAAGATTCTGGGCGATTGTAGAAAAAGGAGAAACAGTATATAATAGTTGTTGAATAATTACTAATGAATGGTAAAGATTTTGTAAGGAGAAAATATTATGGCAATCGAAAAGGTAAGAGAATACTTCAAACAATGGGGAATAGAAGATAGAATTCTTGAATTTGACGTATCCAGTGCAACGGTGGAATTGGCTTCACAGGCTGTAGGCTGTGAACCAAAAAGAATTGCTAAAACTTTATCTTTTATGGTAGATGGAAAACCGATTTTAATTGTTGTTGCAGGAGATGCAAAAATTGACAATCCAAAGTATAAAGCTCAGTTTTCAACCAAAGCTAAAATGCTTACACCGGACGAGGTACTTGAATTAGTAGGACATGCTGTTGGTGGGGTGTGTCCCTTTGGTATTCATGAAGGGGTTTCTGTTTATCTAGATCAATCTTTAAAAAGGTTTGATACTGTTTTCCCTGCTTGTGGCAGCAGTAATAGTGCCATTGAATTATCTATTGAAGAACTTGAAAAATACTCAAATTATTCTTCGTGGGTGGATGTTTGCAAAGGATGGGAAGAATAATACAATCAATAAAAGGAGAATAAAGGTTTATGAAAAATACTCGCAAAGAAGGTCTTGGGACATTTGAAGGCGTTTATACACCGACAGTTTTAACTATTTTAGGTGTTGTTATGTATTTACGTATGGGGTGGATAGTTGGAAACTCTGGTATAATAGGAACTTTGACGATTATTATTTTGGCTCATATTATTACCATTGCCACTACCTTATCCATGTCATCTATGTTAACCAATATAGATATCGGCGCAGGAGGAGCTTATGCCATTGTATCCAGGTCTCTTGGGCTAGAAATCGGGGGAGCTATAGGCATTCCTTTATATTTTTCACAGACTCTGTCGGTTGCATTCTACATTACAGGATTTACAGAGGTATGGACTTCTTTCTTTGATCATCCCAGCTGGCTGGTAGGACTAGTTGTATGGGGGATATTAACAGTTTTATCTGTAGTCAGTGCCAGACTAGCTTTTAGAATACAATATTTTATCTTAGGAGCTATGATTTTTTCCGTAGGTTCCTTTATCATGGGACCTTCTCTAAATTCAGGGAATCCTGTATTAATAGGAGATTTTGAGCAAAGCGGATATTGGAATACTTTTGCGATATTCTTCCCGGCAGTGACTGGTATCTTGGCAGGTGCATCCATGTCAGGAGAGCTTAAAAATCCAAGACAAAGCATTATTAAAGGAACCTTGGCTGCTGTTATGACCGGCTTATCCATTTATGTTTTATTTGCTTTGTTATTTGCTCTTAGAGTTCCTGAAGACATCTTGCTTTCAGACACTTCGATTATTCTTCAGTTGGGTAAATATAGAATTCTTATTGTTGCAGGAATCATGGGAGCTGTTCTGTCATCGGCATTATCCTCATTGGTAAGTGCTCCGCGTACACTGGCTGCTTTAGCGGAGAATAGGTCTATTCCTCTTGCGAAAATTTTTGCAAAGAAAACGGCAAATAACGAGCCGAGAAATGCTGTAATCGTTTCATCCCTTATTTCCCTTGCTGTATTGCTGGTGAGTAATTTAGACAGTTTGGCTGCAATGTTAACACTTTTCTTCTTAACAACTTATTGTATGATTAATTTAGTTGTTTTGGTTGAACAAGCTATTGGCGTGATTAGTTTCAGACCTAGATTTCGAATATCTATCCTAATTCCTATAACTGGATTAGTTGGGTGTGTCTTTTCTATGTTTTTAATCAATAAATGGTTTACATGGATTACTTTTATTGTAGTGCTGGGCATTTATTATATGTTGAGAAGAAGAAATTTAGTTTCTCCATGGGGAGATGTTAGAGGAGGCGTATTCATAGCTTTAACAGAGTGGGGAGCGCAAAAGTCCATGAGCATGCCGTACCACCCCAGACTATGGAAGCCATCTATATTGATTCCTGTTGAAAATTCCGAAGACTTTAGGAGAATATCTCGATTCATTCGCAGCTTAATAAATCCTTCCGGCAGAGTGTATTGCTTAACCATGAATGATAATGGGGCTGACAGACAAGAACTCGAAGAGAAGATTGATACGGTTTTGCAGCCTTTAAAAGAAGAAAACTTGTTTGCACAGAAGATTGTCATTAATAGCAGAGACTTTAATCAAGACTTGAATATCGTTTTACAAAGTTTATTGAATGTATTTCTTCCTCCGAATACTATCTTTTTTACTCTTAGTGAAGAAGCGGAGAAGAGAAAGAAATTTTTAGAAATGCTGAAGAATCTGGAAGATGTGAGAAAAAGAATAGGTTTGTTATGTTTGCGCATCCATCCAAAATACGGATTTGGACAGGAAAAGGATATTCATTTGTGGTTAAGAAGTAAAAGTAAAAATTATAATTTAGCGGTTTTAAGTGCGATTCAGATCATGAAAAATTGGAATGGAAATTTAACTTTATGCCGTGTAGCAGAGAATAGCTCGCAGGTACCAAAGATAGAAAAAGAGTTACTTAAGTTTGTAGAAGATGCGAGACTTCCGATCAGTACGAAAATTGATGTCAAAGTAGGAAATTTCTATGATTTAATCAGAGAACAATCTACGGATTTGAATATCCTTGGAATGGCTAATTCACTTGGACAGATAGAAAATATTATTGACCAAGTACCTGCAAGTATTTTATTTGTGGGGGATTCTGAGTTAGAAAATGTACTAGCGTAGAAAAAACAGGGCTTTTGATATGCATCAAATGCCCTGTTTTTTGTGTGCTTTTATGCAATAATCGTCGATGGCCTGTGCCACGATTTTTGCATGATTTACGGCTTCTAC
The genomic region above belongs to Defluviitalea saccharophila and contains:
- a CDS encoding DinB family protein; its protein translation is MKNFTIKESILFQLDMCWQLYLYYTNNLDEEEAYWGFVPTSLKVRKEADQWSIDWPETESYEIGPSSIAWIMWHIIYWWSAALDYNFGAGTLKKEDILWPGSIEEAKATIQSLHDQWVEKLNALSDADFQSNLHSKWPLENRNFADTALWLNGELMKNVSEIGYGRFLYASCKK
- a CDS encoding CDGSH iron-sulfur domain-containing protein is translated as MDKPVIAGKSPIQVELKKGETYYWCSCGRSSNQPFCNGAHKGTSFSPMEFTAEKDETAYLCACKQTKNPPYCDGTHKSL
- a CDS encoding GrpB family protein, which produces MSSERNDTPISDKELRKITIGDLKPHNAQITIVEYDPDWSQIFEREANRIRSVLGKKALQIEHVGSTSVPGLCAKPIIDIVLVVENSADEPSYVPALEAAGYSLRIREPEWFEHRLFKGPDTDINLHVFSKGTSEIDKMLLFRDWLRSNESDRNKYAHVKRALAKKEWRHVQHYADAKTSIVQEIMARANESHEK
- a CDS encoding response regulator transcription factor, producing the protein MNILIADDEEDIRNLIKISLEENGYTVLTAQNGKEAWDILTAQKVDLAILDVMMPMMDGFNLLRKIREYSTIPVIFLTARTDDMYKVLGLGLGADDYLSKPFSIAELVARVGAQLRRNHEYLSPRERPSSRITYGNLSIDKEKCCAFKDGEPIELGAKEYKMLLHFMEHPERVFTKRQLYQAVWDEEYYFDDNTVMVHISRIRNRIEDDPQKPKYLKTIRGIGYKLHYTGETS
- a CDS encoding HAMP domain-containing sensor histidine kinase — protein: MKRKLSNQFLRNFWVIFILTILDTVLAFVLLSFASRWIAGSLAKNQYPAKAIVKEDYRQIDASPVVQNGGGVQVVNKEYRVVYSKGLDTIGKNQLTAEEFTRFLTESQSKPYHYDILYQPEGEFWLIVTFPTSIRIDFSLIYNTEATAGDFKRASWAIGIVVLTYLLILALFAFIYSRITAASITVPLRKLCDGTRLLREGDYSVRVDLRLKNEFAELQNTFNDMAARIEHEISLRKKSEEDRRRLILDISHDLKNPMSSIQGYGELLIKKKGLTEQERDEYLKVILNNSKKANRLLTELFELSQMDSPKFSLKPVKTDICEYIRQICGELVPQLEREGFRYEFDILEESVFVLLDTDRFSRILQNLANNAMRYNPPGTQISVSLTVENNQVVIDFSDDGIGIPDHLVDNIFKPFVRVDDSRNSKTGGSGLGLSIAKKIAEAHGGDLTLCLNEQKGSTFRITIPSI
- a CDS encoding class I SAM-dependent methyltransferase, which translates into the protein MKIEPNRLEIFLTKIAFSLCGKSVYQGFADRLPLNGNERVLDFGCGMGTVAYYAAKRLPNGHLTCLDISERWMNICRKTLRSFGNIIFMQCESPVFMKGSFDVVYCHFVLHDLSENELERVIPEIAKSLRSGGVFVFREPLNELGKLNIVKRLVEQNRLFPKNSRITDIPVMGNAVESVYVKQ
- a CDS encoding alpha/beta hydrolase, yielding MAQIIIFFIFTLLSIIALIGIILLSVYYVIASLMKKTNPKHFTRIQKMVKIFVMMMIFNAGLITFSQFTASTPYIVDGNGHEIKNSIAELIELDLNGRKQWISLRGWDKTSPVLLFLAGGPGGTQMGAVRHELAELEKHFVVVNWDQPGSGKSYYAEKTKDITAQTYIQDGYALTEYLKERFSKEKIYLMGESWGSALGIFLIAQYPESYHAFIGTGQMVDFAETERIDYAKALEIAKAKGDTELIERLLANGEPPYYGKDVTWKSAVYLNYLSAYMANNPEIHNPGYNTLRDIASSEYGLLDKINFFRGIINTYNHVYQQLYTIDMRKDYTRLDVPVYFFLGRHDVNAPTVLVEEYMQVLDAPDKKIIWFEHSGHSPWINEREKFVEEVLSCFAENNPQE
- a CDS encoding YbaK/EbsC family protein, producing MAIEKVREYFKQWGIEDRILEFDVSSATVELASQAVGCEPKRIAKTLSFMVDGKPILIVVAGDAKIDNPKYKAQFSTKAKMLTPDEVLELVGHAVGGVCPFGIHEGVSVYLDQSLKRFDTVFPACGSSNSAIELSIEELEKYSNYSSWVDVCKGWEE
- a CDS encoding amino acid permease; its protein translation is MKNTRKEGLGTFEGVYTPTVLTILGVVMYLRMGWIVGNSGIIGTLTIIILAHIITIATTLSMSSMLTNIDIGAGGAYAIVSRSLGLEIGGAIGIPLYFSQTLSVAFYITGFTEVWTSFFDHPSWLVGLVVWGILTVLSVVSARLAFRIQYFILGAMIFSVGSFIMGPSLNSGNPVLIGDFEQSGYWNTFAIFFPAVTGILAGASMSGELKNPRQSIIKGTLAAVMTGLSIYVLFALLFALRVPEDILLSDTSIILQLGKYRILIVAGIMGAVLSSALSSLVSAPRTLAALAENRSIPLAKIFAKKTANNEPRNAVIVSSLISLAVLLVSNLDSLAAMLTLFFLTTYCMINLVVLVEQAIGVISFRPRFRISILIPITGLVGCVFSMFLINKWFTWITFIVVLGIYYMLRRRNLVSPWGDVRGGVFIALTEWGAQKSMSMPYHPRLWKPSILIPVENSEDFRRISRFIRSLINPSGRVYCLTMNDNGADRQELEEKIDTVLQPLKEENLFAQKIVINSRDFNQDLNIVLQSLLNVFLPPNTIFFTLSEEAEKRKKFLEMLKNLEDVRKRIGLLCLRIHPKYGFGQEKDIHLWLRSKSKNYNLAVLSAIQIMKNWNGNLTLCRVAENSSQVPKIEKELLKFVEDARLPISTKIDVKVGNFYDLIREQSTDLNILGMANSLGQIENIIDQVPASILFVGDSELENVLA